Part of the bacterium genome, AACCTAAAAATATCCATCTAATAACTCTAAACCATTTATTTCTTTGTAATAACCACCACCAGAACCGAAAACTCTTATATTCTACAATAAAATCTATATAACTTAATTGTTTCTGTTTAAATTCATCATTAAATAATGAATAATCATGTGAGTTATCAATTCTACAAGATATCCTTTCATATACTCTTAATAAAAAAGTCAACTTTTTTCTCGATAAATATGTTAATTTCCATTTGCCGGTGAATGCTGGCTCCTGTTTTATTGTTTGTCCAATACTGCTCTTCACAGGAGTCTTTAATGCTACGTTTTCAACAGGAATTGCAAAATGTAAAATTTCTTTTATTAATTGATGAGATTTCTTGAACCATTTATCGCGCTCTTCTCTACTCCCAAAGAAGTTTCGACAAACTACACGAAAAGAGCAGTATACCTTATGCTTTCTCTTTTCTCGTATAGGATAAAATAATTTTAAATCTCTAATTTCTGCAACAACTCCCGTAGCACGTTTAACTAATCTCGTTAAGTTATTATGGAAAACTCCAGTAAAATCACCATCTGCCGAGATTTTCATGATTTTCCTCCCTAAAAAGATTGTAACACAGATAATCTTATTACAACTTCATAAAAAAAGCCGCCCTTGGTGGGCGGCCTTTTGGGTGCTATGGTCTTTGAAAGCTGGTAGGGACCGTCTTTTGGTTCCGGCCTTTATTCGCCCAAAAAGGGCGGGTGACGCGATCGACCTGGAAAGGGGTTTTTAGAGGACTCCTCTAATCCGGCCGTTTATTGAGGAACTCGTTAGAGCCCCTCCGACCGGCCCCCTCACCTTAGAAAGGAGGTGATCCAGCCGCACCTTCCGGTACGGCTACCTTGTTACGACTTTACCCCCCTTACCGAACACACCTTCGGCCGCTCCCTCCTTACGGTTGGGTGACGGACTTCGGGTGCACCCGACTCGGGTGATATGACGGGCGGTGTGTACAAGACCCGGGAACGTATTCACCGCGGCATGCTGATCCGCGATTACTAGCGATTCCTCCTTCATGGAGTCGAGTTGCAGACTCCAATCCGAACTGAGGCCGGCTTTCTGGGATTTGCTCCACCTCGCGGCTTAGCTACCCTTTGTACCGACCATTGTAGCACGTGTGCAGCCCTGGGTGTAAGGGCCATGAGGACTTGACATCATCCCCACCTTCCTCCGGTTTGTCACCGGCAGTCTCGTTAGAGTGCCCAGCCGAACTGATGGCAACTAACGACGAGGGTTGCGCTCGTTGCGGGACTTAACCCAACATCTCACGACACGAGCTGACGACAGCCATGCAGCACCTGTGCACGGGCTCCGAAGAGGGGCGCTGTTTCCAGCGATTTCCCGTGCATGTCAAACCCAGGTAAGGTTCTTCGCGTTGCTTCGAATTGAGCCACATGCTCCACCGCTTGTGCGGGTCCCCGTCAATTCCTTTGAGTTTCAGTCTTGCGACCGTACTCCCCAGGCGGGGCACTTAATGCGTTAACTTCGGCACCGGGGGGGTCGATACCCCCGACACCTAGTGCCCATCGTTTACAGCGTGGACTACCAGGGTATCTAATCCTGTTTGCTCCCCACGCTTTCGCGCCTGAGCGTCAGTGTGCGTCCAGAAAGCCGCCTTCGCCACCGGTGTTCCTCCTGATATCTACACATTCCACCGTTACACCAGGAGTTCCGCTTTCCTCTCCGCCACTCTAGCCAGGCAGTATCGAAGGCAGTTCCCAAGTTGAGCCTGGGGATTTCACCTCCGACTTACCTAACCGCCTGCGCGCCCTTTACGCCCAGTGATTCCGGACAACGCTCGCCCCATACGTATTACCGCGGCTGCTGGCACGTATTTAGCCGGGGCTTCCTCTGGAGGTACCGTCAGTGCGCCGGGGTATTATCCCGTCGCCCCTTCTTCCCTCCTGACAGAGCTTTACAACCCGAAGGCCTTCTTCGCTCACGCGGCGTCGCGTCCTCAGACTTTCGTCCATTGGGAACTATTCCCGCCTGCGCCTCCCATAGGGGACTGGCCCTTGTCTCAGTGCCAGTGTGGCCGTACACCCTCTCAGGCCGGCTACCCATCGCAGCCTTGGTGAGCCGTTACCCCACCAACAAGCTAATGGGACGCGGGCCCCTCCCGACCCGGTAGCATGCAAGCAGAGGCCACCTTTGACCGCCGGTCATCCGACCGGCTGCCGCATTCGGTATTAGCTCCCGTTTCCGAGAGTTATCCCCAGGATCGGGGCAGGTTACCCACGCGTTACTCACCCGTTCGCCACTCTACTAGGTTCCCGAAGGAACCGTTCGCGTTCGACTTGCATAAGCTTAAGCACGCCGCCAGCGTTTGTCCTGAGCCAGGATCAAACTCTCCGAAGTGAAAAACAAGACGCATCGCGTCTTATCTTCGGGTCATTATTTTGGGCCCGAAGGCCCACCTGGCGCGTCACCAAACCAAAACCATCGGAACGATCGAGTGGTACTCGGGCTCGGGGTCAAAAACCCCTCGCCCACCTACCAACTTTCAAAGAACATAGCACCTTCTTCGGGCTTTCGGTGAGCACCGATGCGCTCCCGCGTGCTATTCGCGCCCTCGCCTTCGAGGTTCCCCCCGCAGGCGGACAGTAAGTTACACCATGTTCACCCCTTTGTCAAGGGAGAAGATTCCAAAAGGACCGAATTATTCTGCCGACTCCCCACCACCGGCATCTCCGCGATAAATGCAATTTTCCTCAAGGGTCCCGAGTAATTTTTTCCTTGCACTCCGGGCCCAGGTTTGATAGTAATAGATGGAAACTGGGAGGGCGCCGGGCATGGAACTCATCGACAAAATCCGCTACCTGGTCAACCGCGACGACGCGACGGCCTTCCTGGCCACGGGGGACCCGCAGGACGCCCGCCTCGAGGTCTGCATCATGAACTCGGCGCGGATGCACGCCGACGACACCATCGCCTGCGCCCTCGTCGCGGCCCCGCACACCTACGAGAACCTGTTGAAGACCAAGAAGGGCCTCCTGGTCGTTTTGGGGCCGGCCAAGGACCCGCGCCACATCTACGGCGCGCGCGTCCACCTCGAGCTCCTCGCCGACTTCACCGAGGGCGAGGAGTACCACGAGATGCAGGAGTTCGTCAACCAGTACTTCGGCGACTACCCCGTCTCCCACCGCCTCCTCTTCCGCGTGGTGAGCGCCGAGCCGAGTTGGGAAGTCTGAGCCGGGTCGGGAAGTTTTTCGGACGGGCGGTGCATCCGCCCTTTTTCTTGGAGGGACTTTGGTGAGAAACTGCATCGCGCTTTTAATCGCCCTCGGTCTCTGTCTGGCCTTCGCCTCCTGCGAGGAGGAGAGAACCGACGGGGAGGCCACCGAGGGGGAGGCCACCGTCGAGGAAACGCCAGCCCCGGCCTACGCCGTCGGGGACACCGTCTGGGCCACCTACTACGACCCCCGGTACGTGACGGCGTTGACCTGGGAGAAAACCACGGTGGCAGCCGTCGAGGGTGACACCGTCACCGTGGAGTTCCAGGGCTTTTTGAACGATGGCGAGCAGGATACCCGGGCCGTCGAGTGGATCTACCCCTATGTGGAGGTCTGGAAACCCGAGAAGGCCATCCTCGGCGCGACCGTGGTCGTCGAGCCGCCGGGCACCTGCTTCGTCGCCTACCCGGGCGTGATCCAGGGGGTCGAGGAGGGAATCTACACGGTGGGGTACGAGGTGGACGGCATCCCCCACACCGACGACTTCACCCTGGCGGAGCTCCACTAGCGGACCGCCGCCGGGCGCCGAACACCTTGAAACGACACGGCCGTTGAGGTATAGTTGCCGGGCTCTTCCGGACCGGGGAGCCCGTCAAGGAGAGCCCGACCCTGCATCCGGCAGTCACATTCGCCGTCTCCTTCGCCGCCGGGCTTCTCGGCGTCCTCGTCGCGCGGACGGTCGCCCGCCGCTGGAAAATCCACAACGAGCCCAACCCCATCGTCGAAACCCACACCCAGCCGGTGCCCTACCTCGGGGGCGTCGGCGTCTTCATCCCCTTCCTCGTCCTCCTCTTCGCTTTTTTCGGCGCGCCCTGGTGGGTGGTGCTGCTGGCGGCGGTGGCCGGGACGCTGACCTTCCTGGGCACCTTCGACGACCTCCGCCCGGTGAAGGTGATGGTGAAGTTCCTGCTCGAGGTGGCGCTCATCGCCCTCTTTTACCCCCTCTTCGTCCACGTGCTCGACCCGCGCCCCGACGTCGTACTCATCATCCTGGGCGCCGTCGGAATAGTCGTCCTGGGCAACGGCTTCAACCAGATAGACGTGCTGGACGGCCTGGCCTCGGGGGTGAGCTTCTTCATCTGCCTGGCCCTCTTCGTGATGTACCAGTCGCCGTCGTCCTCGGGCACGCTCATTGACCTGGCGGTGGCGCCGTTGATCCTGGCCGGGCTCCTCGGCGGATTCCTCGTCTTCAACCGGCCGCCGGCTTCCATATTCCTCGGCGACGGCGGCAGCCTGCCGCTGGGGTTCGTGGTCAGCATCTTCCTCGCCATCTGGATTTTCGACGCCTACCCCTGGAGCGTGCAGGAGATCGTGGTGGCGGTATCGGTGATGAGCCCGGTGATTTTCGAGGTCCTCCTGGTCTCCTTCCACCGCTCCAGGCGCGGTTGGTCCGTGTTCCAGGGCTCGCCGGACCACTTCGCCCTGCGCCTGGTACGCGCCGGGTGGAAGGTCCCCCGGGTGCTCCTGACCGCGCTGGGGGTGTGCGCCGTCCTGGCCGCCTCGGTGGGCCTGCTGTGGCTTCCCTCGCTCTTCTCCTGGATTTTCTCCGGGGTGCTTTTCGTCTTCTACGGCGTGGCGTTCTGGCTTCTCTCCAAGATAAAAGTCCCCGGGATAACCAAGTAGGTCCGCCCGTCGCCGGACGACCGACCGACAGGGGCGGTTTTTTTTCAAAAAAATGAAGCCCGTCATCGTCATCGGGGCCGGTCTGGCCGGACTGGGCGCCGCCCACCGCCTGGGTGGGCGCGCGATTATTTTTGAAGCCGCCGACCGCGTGGGCGGCATCTCCCAGACCGTCACCTACGACGGCTTCAGCTACGACTTGGGGCCCCACGTCCTCTTCTTCCGCTCGGCCGCCAGCCGGGAATTCTGCGAGCGGCTCCTCGGGGGCGAGTGGACCCGCCAACCGCGCCGCGCACGCATCACCATCGGCGACGAGCGCATCTCGTATCCCATCCAGGAGGGATTCGTCCGGTCGCCCGTCTTGAAGAGGCGCTACCTGCCGGGTCTGCGCCGCGCGGGGAGGACCGAGCCCGCCTCGCCGACCTTCACCGAAATCGCCCGCGCCCAGTACGGCGAGGTCCTGGCGAAGGAATTTTTCACCGACTACAACGCCAAGCTCTGGCGCTACCCGCTGGACGGGATGGATCCGGAGTGGGCCCGGAAATTTTTGCCCAAATTCCCCCGCCGCGGCCTCTGGCTCGTCTCCCTGGGCTTTACCCCCAGGCGCGGGCCCAACGCGGGTTTCCACTACCCGCGCACGGGCGGCATCGGCTCCCTGGCCCACCGCATGGCCGAGACCGTCCCCGGCGAGCTCCGGCTGCGCACCGTCGTAAAGCGCGTCCACACCGGCGAGCGTTGGGTCGAGACCGGCGACGGCGAGCGCCACCCCTACCACGCCCTGGTGTCCACCCTACCCCTGCCGCGGCTGGCGAAAATCGCCCCGGACCTACCCGCGGAGATGGTCGAGGGTGCTGGTGACCTGCCCTGCGTCGGCACCGCCTTCGTCCATCTGGGCCTGAAAAAACCCCGGCCCGACGACGACTCGCACTGGGAGTATTTTCCCGACCCGGGCCTCGCCTTCCACCGCCTGCACGTCCCGGAGAATTATTCGCCGGACATGGTACCCGCGGGGCGCGGCTCCGTAGTGGCCGAGGTGTCGTACATCCACACGGAGCGGCCGGACCTCGACGCCCTCACCTCCCGGGTCATCGCCGACCTCGTAAAAATCGGGCGCATCGGCGGGGAGGATGAAATAATCGCCCGGGACGCCCGGGCCTTCCGCTACACCTACTCCTTCCAGACCACGGCCGCCGAAAGGGTCCGCCTGGCCCTGCGGGACGAGCTGGTCCGTCGGGGGGTGCACCTGGCCGGGCGCTACGCCCGCTGGGAGTACCTCCACATGGACCAGTCCATCGTCGGGGGCTTCGAGGCCGCCGACGCCTGCCTGTCGGGGTGATACCCTTTGCGATGATGTAGGGGCGGACCTTCAGGTCCGCCCGTTTTTTTACAAGGCAGCCCTCACCCTTAATCCCGTCGGCGCGCCGCTCCCACAGGGAGAGGGAGACCATTTTCGCTATGTTAAATGTAGGGCGGGGACTTTAGTCCCCGCCGTTTTCACGCCTTACCCTCACCCTGACCCTCTCCCTTAAAGGGAGAGGGGACCACTACACTTACCCGACAGAGTAAACAATTCAAGGTAAAAAAGACCGGCCCCGGGCCGGTCTTTCGATACGTCGGCGTACTACCGGAACAGCGCCTTGATGTACCCGAACGATGACGTATACACGTCGGAGGGCTGCGTGCCCACCAGGCAGAACGCGGCGTCGGCGTCGGTGCCGATCTCGCACCACGATTCATCCTCGTACCGCCAGGCCCACGAGTCGTTGGATTTACCTGCGTTGATCGTCAGGTTGCGACAGTCCCGCTCGTCCAGCATCCGCCAGGCGAACCAGTAAGTGGTCCCCGAATAGGCGTTGAACCGGTTGTCGGGATCCAACTCCACACAGACCTGGTACACGATTCGGGCACTCAACAGGTCTCCCGTGGCGATGATGTCCAGATCATCCGCCGGTACGGAAATCTCCCAGACCGGTTTGTCCGAGAGGCGTTCGGTGTAGATCCGGAGCTCGAACTCACCGGACGGCAAAGACGCGCCCCTGTCGCGTGTGAGCTGGCAACTGAAACTTTCCACGACGCAGTCGAACTCGGGAGTGAAATCGTCGGCGATCCAGCTGTCGTAGGCCGATCCGAACTGAACGTACGTCACGCCCCAGGATCCCGGCGAGCCGAGCTGGTTCAGGAGTGCGGTTCCACCCGCAGCGGCGATTGAAGCAATCAGGCAGACGACAGCCGTCGCTACATTGATTATTGTTATCTTTTTCATCTCATCCCCTTGCAATAGTAGTACATGAGAAATTGACCCTCTTCAATCACCCGGAGCTGATCCGTTCCGGGTCCGACCGACGTCCTTGGTCGGTCCCACCGCGGCTACCACACGGCCCGCATCACCCACCAGGGCTCGGGCTCCTCCACCTCGGTCAGGGTCCGCGACCCCTTCGGCTCCTCCGAAGTGAAATAGCACACATCCTCGCCGGGGGTGCTTCCGCTGACCCATAGCTCGACCTTCCGCGGGTCCCGTTCCTCGTGCCAGCGCCGGAGGAAACCGGTCACGTCTGCGGTGACCCACACAGGCTCTTCGGGCCACAGCCCGTCTCCGCCTACCGCGAAGGTCGGCCAGGGCGGGGTCCGCCACATCCGGCCGCTCGCTTCCCAATCGTCGTGAACCAGGAGGAAAACCACGTTGATGACCTTTTTTTACGGTGGGATGCACTCTTTCCAAACTCGGTACTCTATGCCTTAGCAAATACCGTACCCGCCAGCGCCGATAAACGAAAAACCGCCCGGTGGGCGGCTATACGAGCACAAGACCGTCCCTCAGACCTCGGTTATCCGCTCCCCGTAGTCTATCACCAGCCGGTGGTACTCCCGGTCCATCAGCGGGGAGGAAATCATGAAGTCGGCGCTGGAGCGGTTGCAGGCGATGGGCACGTTGTAGACCACGGCGATGCGAAGCAGCGCCTTGACGTCCACGTCGTGGGGGTGCGGCTCGAGAGGGTCCCAGAAGAAAATGACGAAGTCCAGGCCGCCCTCGGCGATGAGAGCCCCGACCTGTTGGTCGCCGCCCAGGGGACCGCTCTTGAACCGGGTCACCGGGAGTCCGAGCTCCTCCGCGATGACGCGGCCGGTGGTCCCTGTGCCGTAGAGCGTGTGCCGGGCCAGAACGCTCCGGTTGAAACGGGCCCAGGCGACCAGGTCGGGCTTGCGGTTGTCGTGGGCGATGAGGGCGATGCGCTTGCGCTCGGGTATGGGCACCTCGGTCTGGGACATAGATCACCTCCACGAGCGGCTTCGGACCGGCATCACAACCCGGTGACGCAGCCGCCGATGAGTTTTACTCCATAATGGAGTATCAGTCTTAGGATGAAACGGTCAAACTGACCCGGAGGCGGCGTTTATTCGACGACCGAAGGGCCGGAGTCAGAAGGCCGTGTCGGCGGGCTTCCAGGTGGAATCGGGGACGATGCGCTTCACGAGGCCGGCCAACTCGTCGGTCTTTAACCCGACGGCGGCCTCGTGCAGCCGGCGGATGACGTCCCACAGCTCGGGGTAGATGCCGTTGTGGCGCGCGATCAGCACCTGGGGGTGGGGGCTGGGGAGGCGCTCCTCGGCGGCGGAGAACAGGCGCTCGGTGAGCCGCTCGCCGGGGCGCGACCCCGTGTAC contains:
- a CDS encoding MraY family glycosyltransferase, whose translation is MPYLGGVGVFIPFLVLLFAFFGAPWWVVLLAAVAGTLTFLGTFDDLRPVKVMVKFLLEVALIALFYPLFVHVLDPRPDVVLIILGAVGIVVLGNGFNQIDVLDGLASGVSFFICLALFVMYQSPSSSGTLIDLAVAPLILAGLLGGFLVFNRPPASIFLGDGGSLPLGFVVSIFLAIWIFDAYPWSVQEIVVAVSVMSPVIFEVLLVSFHRSRRGWSVFQGSPDHFALRLVRAGWKVPRVLLTALGVCAVLAASVGLLWLPSLFSWIFSGVLFVFYGVAFWLLSKIKVPGITK
- a CDS encoding FAD-dependent oxidoreductase, with the translated sequence MKPVIVIGAGLAGLGAAHRLGGRAIIFEAADRVGGISQTVTYDGFSYDLGPHVLFFRSAASREFCERLLGGEWTRQPRRARITIGDERISYPIQEGFVRSPVLKRRYLPGLRRAGRTEPASPTFTEIARAQYGEVLAKEFFTDYNAKLWRYPLDGMDPEWARKFLPKFPRRGLWLVSLGFTPRRGPNAGFHYPRTGGIGSLAHRMAETVPGELRLRTVVKRVHTGERWVETGDGERHPYHALVSTLPLPRLAKIAPDLPAEMVEGAGDLPCVGTAFVHLGLKKPRPDDDSHWEYFPDPGLAFHRLHVPENYSPDMVPAGRGSVVAEVSYIHTERPDLDALTSRVIADLVKIGRIGGEDEIIARDARAFRYTYSFQTTAAERVRLALRDELVRRGVHLAGRYARWEYLHMDQSIVGGFEAADACLSG
- a CDS encoding methylglyoxal synthase — protein: MSQTEVPIPERKRIALIAHDNRKPDLVAWARFNRSVLARHTLYGTGTTGRVIAEELGLPVTRFKSGPLGGDQQVGALIAEGGLDFVIFFWDPLEPHPHDVDVKALLRIAVVYNVPIACNRSSADFMISSPLMDREYHRLVIDYGERITEV